Genomic window (Bacillota bacterium):
CAACCTGGGTTATCAGCCCGTACCCTTCCATGTCCACGGATGGCACGCCGTGATTGTCGGCAAGGACACCCACCCGATGATCGCCGACATGACGAACCCGGCCCACATGATGAACTTCACGACCCTGGTGGGTTCCGGGGAAAGCTACGACCTGCTGTTCACGGCCGACGACAAGAGGCCGACCTATGCTGGGTATGTGTTCTGCGGCCAAGGGGGGCTCCCGCCCCTTACCCAGCAGGTGGCCCAGGCGACAGCCCAGTCCATCGCCACCGGGACGTTCATCCCACCGTTCCCCGGAGCGACCGACCTCTGGGCGAACATCGTCCTCGCCGGCGGCCTCGGTCGGGGGTCGTTCATTCCGCCATACAACTGGGCGGTCTGGAACTACGGTTCTGTTCTGGCGAAGAACCGCAGCTTCCCGCAGTTCCACATCGCCCACAACCATGACGACTACAAGGTCACCAACAACGGCGCGTACCCCGGAGGCCAACTGATCGTGATCGAGACGGACTTCCCAGGATCGGACTACGTCTCCGACCCTCCCGTCCTCACCGAGCTTCCGGCGGTGTGTGACCTGTGATGAACCAGTACCAAGCGGTCAGTACCCGTGTTGGGAGCCTTGCGCTGGCGGCGGTCTCGAGTCTTGAGTCCCGCCCCATCTCCCGCAGACCTCGTCCCCGGCCCAGGCTTTGGCCGCCGCCTTTATGTCACCGCCCGCTTCGAGCCCCCCGGAAGCTGATCGGCTGAGCGGCGGCCATCCCCTGGGGTGGTTCTTTCTTGTTAAGTAAGACCCGGTCTCGCCTCCGATAGCTGCCCAATTTAGGAAAATATTCAGCGATTGACCGGCAGGAATTGCCCTTCCGGCGGCGAACCCTGTGACCACCCAGGTAGTGGCAGGGCTTTTTTTCTATCCAAACGTAGTCCATAACCAGCTCTGACGACACTCGCTCGGACTCCTGGCTTTTCCATATCCGCCATTGGGACTGGGACAGGGGGTGAGGGGACAGGTCGCCAGGGCTGGTTTTCCTATTGTCGCGGTCATTCTCATCAAGTCACAATGGTCGTCAATGGAGGGGATAGCGTGAGCCTCTTTCGGAACCGGCGCCTCCGCCTGATTGTCGTCGGCTTGTTGTCCGCCCTCTTCGTCCTGACCCTATCCTTCGGGTGCGCCGGCAAACAGGCGGCCGGCCCGGGGTCGGAGAAGCCCAAGAAGGGCGGCAACCTGACGATGGGTTTTGACCGGGAGACCGACACCTTCGACATCTACCAGATGACCTGGGGGTCCGGACAGGAGTATGTCTACGAGTCTTTGACCACCCGCGACTGGGACTACAAAGTCGTCGGAAGCCTGGCCGAATCGTGGGAGAGCACACCCGACGGCAAGACCTGGACCTTCCACCTGAGGAAGGGGACCAAGTGGCACGACGGCACTCCCTTCACTTCCAAGGACGTCAAGCGCTACTATGAAGTCATGCTCGACCCCAAGACCGCCGCCGCCAACGCCCTCGACTGGACCTGGATCAAGAGCATGGATACCCCCGACGACAACACCATCGTCTTCCACCTCGACAGTCCTTTCCCCAATCTCTTTGGCAAGACGAGCAACAGCTATGGCTCGATCATGAACCCCGACGCCTACGCCAAGTACGGCCCGGACGGGACCAAGGAGTACGGCACGAAGATCGCCATCGGGACCGGGCCCCTCAAGCTCAAGGAGTGGATCCCCGGTGACAAGGTCGTCTTCGAGCGCAACCCCGACTACCGGTGGGGCCCGCTATTTGTCGCCAACAAGGGCCCGGTCTGGGTGGATACGGTGACCTTCAAGACCATCCCCGACGCCGCCACCCGCCTGGCCGAGCTCGAGACGGGCAACGTTCAAATCCTGGCCAACGTCCCGGTCGAGCATTACGACCGGGTGGCGAAGATCCCCAACGTCGAAGTCTTCAAGGAGCCCGCCTTCGGCTTGGGTTACCTGGCCTTCGCCACCGATAAGAAACCCTTCAACGACCCGAAGGTCCGCCAGGCTGTCAACCTGGCCGTCGACCGCGAGGCCCTGGTCAAGTCGGTCTTCTTCGGGCTGGCTCAGGCGGCCTACGGTTACCTGCCGCCCAGGACCCCCGAAGCCTATCAGGACACCGCGGCCATCAGGTATGACGTCGCCGCGGCCAAGAAGCTGATGACCGAGGCCGGTTACCCCAACGGGTTCAAGGCCACCCTGGCCACCCAGAACCGCACCGAGCACGTCCGGGTGGCCCAGGCCATCCAGCCGATGCTCGAGGCGATCGGGATCAAGACCGAGATCGTCCAGTACGATGAGGCCGGCTACAAGGACTTCCTGAAGGCGGGCAAGCAGGAACTGTTCATGCGTCAGTATGAATGGGACAATGCCGACATCCTGCAATGGTTCCTTTACAGCCGGCAGGTCCCGTACCCTGGTCACTCACGCTGGGCCGACAGGAAGACCGACGAACTCATCGACGCGGCCGAGAGCGCCATCACGCCGGAGTTGCGGGCCCAGAAGTACGTCGAACTCCAGAAGTACCTCATCGAGCAATCGGTCTGGAGCCCGCTCTGGTATCCCATGGCCATCACGGCCGTGCGGACCGACCTGGTCGGCGGGTTCAAGCCCTTCCCCGGCGGCGGTAACGTCGTTATCTTCGATCTTTGGATGAAGAAGAACGTCAAGTAGCCGATGAGAGCCTACCTGATCCGCCGAATCCTGCTGATGGTCCCGGTGGTCCTGGGGGTCACGGTGGTGGTCTTCCTCATCATCCACCTGGCCCCCGGGGACCCCGTCCTCCTCCTGGTCGGGGAACGGGCCCCGCCCGAGATCTACGAGCGGGTCAAGCATGCCTGGGGGCTTGACCGTCCGCTCCTGACCCAGTACTTCAGCTTCCTTGGCAATGTCCTCAAGGGCGACCTCGGCATGTCCATCCAGATGCGCCGACCGGTGGCCGAACTGCTGGCTCGGGCCATCCCGGTCACCCTCGAGTTGGGCGTGGCGGCGATGGGTCTGGCCGTCACGGTGGGGGTCGTCTCCGGGGTGGTCTCGGCCGCCCGGGCCGGGTCGGCCACCGACCAGGTGACCATGGTCGGGGCCCTGTTGGGCGTTTCCGTGCCCGGGTTCTGGCTCGGCCAGCTCTTGATCCTCCTGGTGGCCGTGGAGTTGCATTGGCTGCCTCCATCTGGGTATGGGGGCCTCAAGTACCTGATCATGCCGGCCCTGGCCATGGGCTTCGCCGACGCCGCCCTCACCGCCC
Coding sequences:
- a CDS encoding ABC transporter substrate-binding protein, giving the protein MSLFRNRRLRLIVVGLLSALFVLTLSFGCAGKQAAGPGSEKPKKGGNLTMGFDRETDTFDIYQMTWGSGQEYVYESLTTRDWDYKVVGSLAESWESTPDGKTWTFHLRKGTKWHDGTPFTSKDVKRYYEVMLDPKTAAANALDWTWIKSMDTPDDNTIVFHLDSPFPNLFGKTSNSYGSIMNPDAYAKYGPDGTKEYGTKIAIGTGPLKLKEWIPGDKVVFERNPDYRWGPLFVANKGPVWVDTVTFKTIPDAATRLAELETGNVQILANVPVEHYDRVAKIPNVEVFKEPAFGLGYLAFATDKKPFNDPKVRQAVNLAVDREALVKSVFFGLAQAAYGYLPPRTPEAYQDTAAIRYDVAAAKKLMTEAGYPNGFKATLATQNRTEHVRVAQAIQPMLEAIGIKTEIVQYDEAGYKDFLKAGKQELFMRQYEWDNADILQWFLYSRQVPYPGHSRWADRKTDELIDAAESAITPELRAQKYVELQKYLIEQSVWSPLWYPMAITAVRTDLVGGFKPFPGGGNVVIFDLWMKKNVK
- a CDS encoding ABC transporter permease, with protein sequence MRAYLIRRILLMVPVVLGVTVVVFLIIHLAPGDPVLLLVGERAPPEIYERVKHAWGLDRPLLTQYFSFLGNVLKGDLGMSIQMRRPVAELLARAIPVTLELGVAAMGLAVTVGVVSGVVSAARAGSATDQVTMVGALLGVSVPGFWLGQLLILLVAVELHWLPPSGYGGLKYLIMPALAMGFADAALTARTTRSSMLEVIRQDFIRTARAKGLTERVVIYRHALRNALLPVVTLIGLDLGYLIGGAVIMEEVFGRPGMGRLMIHGILSRDYPVVQGCLLFLAVSVALCNLLADIAYVFLDPRIRLQ